Proteins encoded in a region of the Mycolicibacterium neoaurum genome:
- a CDS encoding TetR/AcrR family transcriptional regulator, whose product MAPTDRFKPRKQPRQARSAQTRRRILDAAAHIFSAHGYVAGTTNRVAEAAEMSIGSLYQYFPNKDAILAALIDEHIEAGGELLTQRSRDGLPSSLESTLRLFVRATIDNHRGDPALHRVLFEQAPRSAALLERLHQIESRAVAWVTELLRHRPEVEVADPDFAARLTVVTIESLVHRLIVQQVDTTQLEDEVVRLLLGYLTTAATPAAAHRRG is encoded by the coding sequence ATGGCGCCGACCGATCGCTTCAAGCCTCGTAAACAGCCACGTCAGGCCCGTTCGGCACAGACCCGGCGCCGCATACTCGATGCGGCTGCTCACATTTTCAGCGCACACGGATACGTGGCGGGCACCACCAATCGCGTCGCCGAAGCCGCCGAGATGTCGATCGGCTCGCTCTACCAATACTTCCCGAACAAAGACGCGATCCTGGCCGCGCTGATCGACGAACACATCGAGGCGGGTGGCGAGCTGCTGACGCAGCGATCGCGCGACGGGCTGCCGAGCTCATTGGAGAGCACGCTGCGCCTCTTCGTCAGGGCGACCATCGACAATCATCGCGGTGATCCCGCGTTGCACCGCGTGTTGTTCGAGCAGGCACCGCGCTCGGCGGCGCTGCTGGAGCGACTGCACCAGATCGAATCACGCGCGGTTGCCTGGGTGACCGAGCTGCTGCGTCACCGCCCGGAAGTCGAGGTCGCCGACCCGGACTTCGCTGCTCGTCTGACCGTCGTCACCATCGAGTCGCTTGTGCACCGGCTCATCGTGCAACAGGTCGACACCACCCAGCTGGAAGACGAGGTGGTCCGGTTGTTGCTGGGATACCTGACTACCGCGGCAACCCCAGCAGCCGCTCACCGGCGAGGGTGA